A genomic window from Candidatus Bathyarchaeota archaeon includes:
- a CDS encoding DUF3800 domain-containing protein, with product MKTKRGKLTLYVYVDESGDLGFSDKSTKFFIIAYLACTPAINIRIRMRRLLKNFHQKKRYHRGQNELKFCKMNNYCRKTVLETIVQTNANIGAIVVEKKHVSPDLRDKLPILYNYLMVHNIISALLPSLETGQKMNMIFDKSLPKTRIQDFNDYVKEKASYLSYVRGNSLHSDSIVSDHVDSKVEPCLQAVDSIAGAYFQKYEHENSIYVDIIKDVTSFNYLWRK from the coding sequence ATGAAAACAAAAAGAGGAAAACTAACTTTGTATGTTTATGTAGATGAATCTGGAGATTTAGGGTTCTCAGATAAATCTACAAAATTTTTTATTATTGCATATTTGGCATGCACTCCAGCAATTAATATCAGAATACGAATGAGACGTTTGTTGAAAAACTTTCATCAGAAAAAGAGATATCACCGTGGACAAAATGAACTAAAATTCTGTAAAATGAACAATTATTGTAGAAAAACGGTTCTAGAAACAATCGTTCAAACTAATGCTAACATAGGCGCTATTGTGGTAGAAAAGAAACACGTTAGCCCTGATTTGAGAGACAAATTGCCGATACTTTACAATTATCTAATGGTCCATAACATCATTTCCGCTTTACTTCCCAGTTTAGAGACTGGACAAAAAATGAATATGATTTTTGATAAAAGCCTTCCAAAAACAAGAATACAAGATTTTAATGATTATGTGAAAGAAAAAGCGAGTTATCTCTCATACGTGAGGGGAAATAGCCTTCATTCTGATTCAATAGTATCTGACCATGTTGATTCTAAAGTTGAACCGTGTCTACAAGCTGTTGATTCTATAGCTGGTGCCTATTTCCAAAAATACGAACATGAAAATTCGATTTATGTGGATATAATTAAAGATGTGACCTCTTTTAATTATCTCTGGAGAAAGTAA
- a CDS encoding DUF1512 domain-containing protein: protein MVPQLAGILSGGDNALTWIFQFGYIIVFVIFMFYSQRIQMMVMIRDVETQLRRLKIIKENGRKVAIETLKDIGKPVGDPTERIDQFMEYIAISPQNMDPSGIVWKLEHILDVRDTRFKDEVKMMAPEADETQLNNIENTLEAAMALHMIFKIIRHFYLLGKKTMSLYVIMQVQMVLPIIMKQAEAYAQALHAFSVGQPIGDGVGPLVAAKLMQGYEARDIARDVVVAEVPIEGRTVFVLKAKGPGGNVGKPGDGITEIIKEKKGKIATVIMVDAALKLEGEKSGDVAEGIGAAIGGPGVEAFKIEESILKHKIPLNAVIVKQDLNDAVSPMRKEIFEAADPVIDRIKRLIKERTKEGDNVIIAGIGNTIGVGQ from the coding sequence ATGGTTCCCCAACTTGCAGGAATATTATCTGGCGGGGATAATGCGCTTACTTGGATTTTCCAGTTTGGTTACATTATCGTCTTTGTTATTTTCATGTTTTACAGCCAACGAATACAAATGATGGTCATGATCAGAGACGTAGAAACCCAACTGAGACGACTCAAAATTATTAAAGAAAATGGTCGAAAAGTAGCCATAGAAACGCTTAAAGATATAGGTAAACCTGTTGGAGACCCAACAGAAAGAATTGATCAATTCATGGAATACATAGCCATAAGTCCACAAAACATGGACCCATCAGGCATAGTCTGGAAACTAGAGCACATCCTTGACGTTAGAGACACTCGATTCAAGGACGAAGTAAAAATGATGGCTCCCGAAGCAGATGAAACTCAACTAAACAACATTGAAAACACCTTGGAAGCAGCGATGGCTTTACACATGATTTTCAAAATTATTCGTCACTTCTACTTGTTAGGCAAAAAAACAATGAGCTTGTATGTTATTATGCAAGTGCAGATGGTATTACCCATTATTATGAAGCAAGCAGAAGCATACGCTCAAGCGTTACATGCGTTCTCTGTTGGTCAGCCTATCGGCGATGGTGTTGGACCTTTGGTAGCAGCTAAACTCATGCAAGGTTATGAAGCAAGAGACATAGCACGAGACGTAGTTGTAGCTGAAGTGCCCATAGAAGGTCGAACCGTTTTTGTCTTGAAAGCTAAAGGCCCTGGCGGGAATGTTGGAAAACCTGGAGACGGAATAACTGAAATCATCAAAGAGAAAAAGGGCAAAATTGCAACCGTGATTATGGTTGATGCTGCTCTGAAACTTGAAGGCGAAAAATCAGGTGATGTAGCAGAAGGCATAGGTGCAGCTATTGGAGGACCTGGAGTGGAAGCTTTTAAGATTGAAGAATCAATACTTAAACACAAAATTCCATTGAATGCGGTAATTGTCAAGCAAGACCTTAATGATGCTGTGTCTCCAATGCGAAAAGAAATTTTCGAGGCAGCTGACCCAGTTATTGACCGAATTAAACGTTTGATTAAGGAACGAACCAAAGAAGGCGATAACGTGATTATTGCAGGAATTGGCAACACTATAGGTGTAGGACAATAG
- a CDS encoding DUF2769 domain-containing protein: MDKKETSSDMKKQEETFNSMCICPTCPTYKAYGKEDDYIAYCFSTHGKSKNLAEHGCNCGICPIYAKMNFRTAFYCTRGLEKEQKAAIADPTYGKHDHSTHQL; encoded by the coding sequence TTGGATAAAAAAGAAACATCTTCAGATATGAAAAAGCAAGAAGAAACGTTCAATTCAATGTGTATTTGTCCAACTTGTCCAACGTACAAAGCCTACGGAAAAGAAGACGATTATATTGCGTATTGTTTTTCCACCCATGGAAAAAGCAAAAATTTAGCTGAACATGGTTGTAATTGTGGAATTTGTCCAATTTATGCAAAAATGAATTTTAGAACAGCATTTTATTGCACAAGAGGTCTTGAAAAAGAACAAAAAGCTGCCATCGCAGATCCTACATATGGCAAACATGATCACTCTACACATCAACTGTAG
- a CDS encoding helix-turn-helix transcriptional regulator produces the protein MRTRIKEFRARHNLTQDDLARNVGVRRETILYLEKGKYNPSLKLAYNVAKVLKTTIDELFIFDD, from the coding sequence ATGCGGACTAGAATCAAAGAATTTAGAGCTCGACACAATCTCACCCAAGATGACTTGGCTAGAAACGTAGGAGTAAGACGAGAAACAATACTTTACCTTGAAAAAGGTAAATATAATCCATCCCTCAAACTTGCATACAATGTCGCAAAAGTCCTGAAAACAACAATTGATGAACTGTTCATTTTTGACGACTAA
- a CDS encoding DNA primase encodes MKYVIRARFEVEGVVEKPDVIGALFGQTEGLFGPELDLRELQKSGRIGRIEISLDSKQDKTTGKINIPTSLDRVSTAIIAASIESIDRVGPCKASVILNKIEDIRDARRRIIIDRAKDVLQKWTVETMPGTDEIFREVSEMLRLQRLESYGPEGLTAGPEINSAKQIIVVEGRADVITLLRAGIQNTIAVEGAKIPQSIIKLCREREAIAFLDGDRGGDLILKELKQVANIKYVARAPRGKEVENLTFKEIEKALKTKVPIEKSKSPVKTTPKTTVQAPVDGPVKKKERIKKIVPKQIVEAAQQLGATLEGVLLDKEMNQVARLPVRELAEKLQQMKDVDIVVFDGVITQRLVDIASERNISYLVAARISTAMKKQPLKVTMMTFDEILSQ; translated from the coding sequence ATAAAGTATGTTATTCGAGCCCGGTTCGAAGTGGAGGGAGTAGTTGAAAAGCCGGATGTGATCGGGGCATTATTTGGACAAACAGAAGGATTGTTTGGGCCAGAACTCGACCTCCGGGAACTACAGAAATCTGGTAGAATCGGAAGAATAGAAATAAGTTTAGATTCAAAACAAGATAAAACAACTGGAAAAATTAATATTCCAACTAGCTTAGATCGTGTTTCAACCGCGATTATCGCAGCTAGTATAGAAAGCATTGACCGTGTAGGTCCATGTAAAGCATCAGTTATTCTAAATAAAATCGAAGACATTCGTGACGCTAGGCGGCGAATAATCATTGACCGTGCCAAAGACGTTCTCCAAAAATGGACCGTCGAAACAATGCCTGGTACTGACGAAATTTTCAGAGAAGTCTCTGAAATGTTACGGCTTCAACGGCTCGAAAGTTATGGACCTGAAGGATTAACTGCTGGACCTGAAATCAACAGCGCAAAACAAATAATCGTCGTAGAAGGAAGAGCAGACGTAATTACACTACTGCGAGCAGGAATACAAAATACAATAGCTGTTGAAGGCGCAAAAATCCCACAAAGCATAATTAAACTTTGTCGCGAACGCGAAGCAATCGCTTTCCTAGATGGTGACCGTGGTGGAGACCTTATACTAAAAGAACTCAAACAAGTAGCTAACATCAAATATGTTGCACGCGCACCCCGGGGCAAAGAAGTAGAAAATCTCACCTTCAAAGAAATTGAAAAAGCACTAAAAACCAAAGTTCCAATCGAAAAAAGCAAAAGTCCAGTAAAAACTACACCTAAAACTACAGTTCAAGCACCTGTTGATGGTCCAGTCAAAAAGAAAGAGCGCATTAAGAAAATTGTTCCAAAACAGATTGTTGAAGCTGCCCAACAGTTAGGAGCTACTCTAGAAGGAGTGCTTCTTGACAAAGAGATGAACCAAGTAGCACGTTTGCCTGTTCGGGAACTTGCTGAAAAACTTCAACAGATGAAAGATGTAGACATTGTTGTATTTGACGGCGTGATTACTCAAAGACTTGTTGACATTGCTTCAGAACGAAACATCAGCTATCTAGTAGCTGCACGGATCTCAACTGCAATGAAAAAGCAACCTTTGAAAGTAACAATGATGACCTTCGACGAAATTTTGTCTCAATAA
- a CDS encoding PQQ-like beta-propeller repeat protein — protein sequence MKKLDLHPKIATLTLVLLLAISAVIVTLPIANAQQTKATVAYLGAMPNPVGVGQQVLLHIGITESLASAEMGWEDMTVEVTRPDGTTQTLGPYKTDSTGGTGAVFVPSMAGTYEMYTVFPQQTVITGGGFFGPEIEVTYTGSHSEVLELVVQNEAIEFYPGHTILDEYWSRPIDAQLREWQSISGSWTRDPDNLYAPYNDAPETAHILWAKEIATGGLAGGELEGKSYGIGDAYEGKWPSRFIIAGKLYYTEGGTSADLPRTYHCVNLQTGEEIWSRVFMNNETIDFAQILYWDGMNYHGAFPYLYVETGGGGGFFGPPTPMTWNAFDAYSGDWRFSITNVPAGTRLYDENNQMYILQTNTAAGWMALWSMTELVIAQSGGFYGGSWGNSAHGNNFDAADGSPAAAAAWLWNVSIPSGLVGSVQAANYGDRVIGGSISTEEVTLWGLSLADGDEGDMIFNNTWDAPAYWSELNITVSGFAGGWVAWSFEDKVAVLYTKETREEFGFSLETGDNIWGPTDSEHYLNALEDSSAAVRNIAYGNLYSVSVSGIVYCYDVQTGNLKWTYEVNDPYSEMLWSNNWWVKPLFISDGKIYISHTEHSPIDPRPRGAPFVCLDALTGDVVFRIDGAFRTTRWGGRGIIGDSIIALMDTYDQRIYAIGKGPTDLTVESPKSGITAGSMVTLTGTVMDISPGTQSPEIAMRFPKGVPAIADQDMSAWMKYVYKQFERPTDINGVSVKIEIVDPNGEYAWIGTATTDVYGSYGYSFRPQIEGQYMIIATFEGSEAYYGSTSITYFAVDPAPTPATPIEPEPETPEVPIEPTQPVQPEAPLITTEIAVIIAVAVIAVIGVAVFVVLRRRK from the coding sequence ATGAAAAAACTAGATTTACATCCGAAAATTGCTACCTTGACTTTGGTTTTATTATTAGCGATTTCTGCTGTAATCGTAACTTTGCCTATAGCTAACGCTCAACAGACGAAGGCAACCGTCGCCTATCTTGGCGCAATGCCTAATCCTGTTGGCGTTGGACAGCAGGTACTATTACACATTGGAATCACGGAGTCATTAGCAAGCGCCGAAATGGGCTGGGAAGACATGACCGTTGAAGTCACAAGACCCGACGGCACAACCCAAACCCTTGGTCCATACAAAACAGACTCAACAGGAGGAACAGGTGCTGTATTCGTGCCAAGCATGGCAGGTACGTATGAAATGTACACTGTTTTCCCCCAACAAACAGTAATAACTGGCGGAGGATTCTTTGGACCCGAAATTGAAGTAACATACACAGGCAGCCACAGCGAAGTATTAGAACTAGTCGTACAAAATGAAGCAATAGAATTCTATCCCGGTCACACAATTCTAGACGAATATTGGAGTCGCCCAATTGACGCACAACTGCGTGAATGGCAAAGCATTTCAGGAAGCTGGACACGTGATCCAGACAACTTATACGCTCCATACAATGACGCGCCAGAAACTGCCCACATACTTTGGGCAAAAGAAATTGCAACAGGTGGACTTGCAGGTGGAGAACTGGAAGGAAAAAGCTACGGAATTGGTGACGCCTACGAAGGAAAATGGCCTAGCCGATTCATCATAGCAGGAAAATTATACTACACCGAAGGGGGTACAAGTGCAGATCTTCCAAGAACATACCATTGTGTTAATCTCCAAACTGGAGAAGAAATTTGGAGCAGAGTCTTCATGAATAACGAAACAATTGATTTCGCCCAAATTCTATATTGGGACGGAATGAACTACCACGGCGCTTTTCCATACTTGTATGTCGAAACAGGTGGGGGAGGAGGATTCTTTGGACCACCAACACCTATGACTTGGAATGCATTTGACGCATATAGTGGAGACTGGAGATTTTCAATAACAAATGTTCCTGCAGGAACCAGACTATATGATGAAAACAACCAAATGTACATACTCCAAACAAACACAGCAGCAGGTTGGATGGCCCTGTGGAGCATGACAGAACTTGTTATCGCTCAATCAGGTGGATTTTATGGCGGTAGTTGGGGTAACTCAGCCCATGGAAATAATTTTGATGCAGCAGACGGCAGTCCAGCGGCAGCAGCTGCATGGCTTTGGAACGTAAGTATTCCATCAGGTTTAGTTGGAAGTGTCCAAGCAGCTAACTACGGTGACAGAGTTATCGGTGGAAGCATCAGCACTGAAGAAGTAACACTGTGGGGCTTAAGCCTTGCAGACGGAGATGAAGGAGACATGATATTCAATAACACTTGGGATGCACCTGCTTACTGGTCTGAACTAAACATTACCGTATCAGGTTTTGCAGGGGGTTGGGTTGCATGGAGCTTTGAAGACAAAGTTGCAGTCCTGTACACAAAAGAAACCCGAGAAGAGTTTGGATTCAGCCTTGAAACAGGAGACAACATTTGGGGGCCTACAGACTCTGAACATTACCTAAACGCGCTGGAAGACTCAAGTGCAGCTGTAAGGAACATTGCATACGGCAATCTATATTCTGTTAGTGTAAGCGGAATAGTCTACTGTTATGATGTCCAAACAGGAAACCTAAAGTGGACCTATGAAGTAAACGACCCCTACTCTGAAATGTTATGGTCAAACAACTGGTGGGTTAAACCATTATTCATCAGTGATGGAAAAATCTACATTTCCCATACAGAACACTCGCCTATAGATCCCCGACCCCGAGGTGCACCTTTCGTTTGCCTTGACGCCCTAACTGGTGATGTGGTTTTTCGAATTGATGGTGCTTTTCGTACAACCCGATGGGGAGGACGCGGAATCATTGGGGATAGCATAATTGCATTGATGGACACCTACGATCAACGCATATACGCCATTGGTAAAGGTCCAACAGATTTAACCGTAGAATCCCCAAAGAGCGGAATCACAGCAGGTTCAATGGTAACCCTTACCGGAACAGTAATGGACATATCCCCCGGAACTCAATCTCCTGAAATTGCAATGAGGTTCCCCAAGGGTGTTCCAGCAATTGCAGACCAAGACATGAGCGCTTGGATGAAGTATGTCTACAAACAATTTGAACGGCCAACTGACATTAATGGAGTTTCAGTGAAAATCGAAATCGTTGACCCAAATGGTGAGTATGCCTGGATTGGAACGGCAACAACTGATGTTTACGGCAGCTACGGTTATTCATTCAGGCCCCAAATTGAAGGCCAATACATGATTATAGCAACTTTTGAAGGCTCCGAAGCATACTATGGCTCAACATCAATAACATACTTCGCTGTAGACCCAGCACCTACACCAGCAACACCAATTGAACCTGAACCTGAAACCCCTGAAGTACCCATTGAACCAACCCAACCAGTCCAACCAGAAGCACCATTGATTACCACGGAAATTGCAGTCATCATAGCAGTTGCAGTCATAGCAGTCATCGGCGTAGCAGTCTTCGTTGTTCTAAGAAGGCGAAAATAA
- a CDS encoding serine protease, with protein sequence MDKIIKIIVVLALVAIIVSTFNSYLVIQSASNIQQQLNQQEEESERIFNEQNEQIESLQTTLNETKSVLEDFETKLDTLEEQNSNQQEKINTLQLELDQDLLDLEEKIDQMEPQTPAEVYDAVHKSVVLISTPWGQGSGFLFGNSGTIVTNYHVVTTQTRIEIQYFDGSRTNATIIGSDPYSDLAILEVEMIPDGAEPLVFGDQTINVGQKVVAIGNPLGSTDSLSVGYISQVNKLIDIPPIIIPVFQLDLTITFGSSGGPLLDLSGNLIGVTNAGTSYGLNYAVPLNILERVIPALISEGEYKHPFVGVSIIALTPQLITEINISNIDRYQNGLLVVDVFPEYPAQKAGLLPVVYEDEGIRAVDIILSIDDFEVLTLEDWSKYMETQISPEETITLTVWRAGEIISVDVTTTERPPYS encoded by the coding sequence ATGGATAAAATAATCAAAATCATTGTAGTGTTAGCTCTTGTTGCAATAATTGTTTCCACTTTTAATTCGTATCTTGTAATTCAGAGCGCATCAAACATTCAACAACAACTAAACCAACAAGAAGAGGAATCAGAACGCATATTCAACGAACAAAATGAACAAATCGAATCTCTGCAAACCACTTTAAATGAAACAAAATCAGTTCTCGAAGATTTCGAAACTAAGTTAGACACCCTCGAAGAACAAAACTCCAATCAACAAGAAAAAATTAACACATTACAACTTGAATTAGACCAGGATTTGTTAGACCTTGAAGAAAAAATTGACCAAATGGAACCCCAGACCCCTGCTGAAGTTTATGATGCCGTCCACAAGTCTGTTGTTTTGATTTCTACTCCTTGGGGTCAAGGTTCAGGTTTCTTGTTTGGAAATTCTGGAACAATAGTCACAAACTATCACGTGGTGACAACTCAAACACGTATAGAAATCCAATATTTTGATGGTAGCAGAACTAACGCCACTATTATTGGTTCGGACCCTTATTCTGATTTGGCTATTTTAGAGGTTGAGATGATTCCGGATGGTGCTGAACCCTTGGTATTTGGGGATCAAACTATAAATGTTGGTCAAAAAGTTGTAGCAATAGGTAACCCCCTTGGTTCAACTGACAGCCTATCTGTAGGGTATATTTCTCAGGTAAACAAACTAATTGATATCCCGCCAATAATTATCCCGGTGTTCCAGTTAGACTTAACAATTACTTTTGGAAGTTCCGGAGGACCTTTGCTGGATCTTTCAGGAAATCTAATTGGAGTCACAAATGCGGGAACAAGTTATGGATTAAATTATGCGGTTCCTCTTAACATTCTGGAACGTGTAATTCCCGCCCTTATCTCAGAAGGCGAATACAAGCATCCATTCGTGGGAGTTTCAATAATCGCTTTGACTCCACAACTGATAACAGAAATTAACATATCCAATATTGACCGTTACCAGAATGGCCTTTTAGTTGTGGATGTTTTTCCAGAATATCCTGCACAAAAAGCAGGATTACTTCCAGTTGTATACGAGGATGAAGGTATACGCGCTGTGGATATCATCCTATCTATCGATGATTTTGAAGTCTTAACCCTTGAAGACTGGAGCAAATACATGGAAACCCAAATTTCTCCCGAAGAGACAATAACATTAACAGTCTGGAGGGCAGGCGAAATAATATCAGTTGACGTTACAACTACAGAACGCCCACCGTATTCATAG
- a CDS encoding tyrosine--tRNA ligase: MDLQKRIDLVLRNTAEVITPQDVQTLLETNNTPRGYWGFECSGLLHIGIGLVCSAKIKHLVKAGFKYTIFLADWHSWINNKLGGEMENIRTCGEYLKQIFTALGLGPDKVEFRWASDITDKVEYWEKVVRIAKSVSVNRTWRALPVMGRETSLKDIETAWVFYPCMQAADIYALDIDVACSGIDQRKAHMLARDAAEKLKWPKPVCVHTPLLIGLQGPQTVEREFGETKELNVEISSKMSKSIPQSSILVHDSVEDISSKIKNAYCPAKIVKNNPVLELARLIIYPEMDVLEIPRPAKYGGPETFESFEALANVYSEGKIHPLDLKNGVTNSLTKILEPVREHFSKNPETLEKMLKIEITR; encoded by the coding sequence TTGGACCTGCAAAAAAGAATTGACTTAGTCCTGCGTAATACTGCAGAAGTAATAACCCCCCAAGATGTCCAAACATTACTAGAGACAAATAACACTCCTCGAGGATATTGGGGATTTGAGTGCTCTGGACTATTGCACATTGGAATAGGTTTGGTGTGCTCAGCCAAAATTAAGCATTTAGTAAAAGCAGGTTTCAAATACACTATTTTTTTGGCTGATTGGCATTCTTGGATAAACAATAAACTAGGGGGAGAAATGGAAAACATTCGAACCTGTGGAGAGTACCTCAAACAGATATTTACTGCCCTTGGATTAGGACCTGACAAAGTGGAGTTTCGTTGGGCTTCTGATATAACAGACAAAGTTGAATACTGGGAAAAAGTTGTTCGAATTGCCAAAAGCGTGTCAGTTAACCGAACATGGCGTGCCCTGCCTGTAATGGGTCGTGAAACAAGCCTTAAAGACATCGAAACTGCGTGGGTGTTTTATCCTTGTATGCAGGCTGCCGACATATATGCGTTGGATATTGATGTTGCATGTTCAGGAATTGATCAAAGAAAAGCTCATATGTTAGCGCGAGATGCGGCAGAGAAACTTAAATGGCCAAAACCTGTTTGTGTTCACACTCCCCTTCTTATTGGTTTGCAAGGTCCCCAAACTGTTGAACGGGAGTTCGGGGAAACCAAAGAACTAAATGTAGAAATCAGTTCAAAAATGTCTAAAAGTATTCCACAGAGCAGTATTCTTGTTCACGATTCGGTCGAGGATATTTCTTCAAAAATTAAGAACGCGTATTGTCCTGCAAAAATAGTTAAAAATAATCCAGTGCTTGAGTTGGCTAGGCTCATAATTTATCCTGAAATGGATGTTTTAGAAATTCCCCGACCAGCAAAATATGGGGGTCCTGAAACTTTTGAAAGCTTTGAAGCCCTTGCAAATGTGTACAGTGAAGGAAAAATTCATCCTCTTGACCTAAAAAATGGTGTCACTAACTCGTTAACTAAAATTTTGGAACCGGTTCGTGAACATTTCAGTAAAAACCCTGAAACTCTTGAAAAAATGTTGAAAATTGAAATAACCAGGTAG
- a CDS encoding CRISPR-associated DxTHG motif protein, with translation MLFPKRWIYRHVFPQNSPFLQLVTSINFFPFMAYEAVCFFSIS, from the coding sequence TTGCTGTTTCCCAAACGCTGGATATATCGACACGTTTTTCCACAAAACTCCCCTTTTTTGCAGTTGGTTACCTCCATAAATTTTTTTCCTTTTATGGCTTACGAGGCTGTCTGCTTCTTTTCCATTAGTTAA
- a CDS encoding toprim domain-containing protein — MSTKTEKRLEKIQNLLDRLEQKSAKGIPIVVEGKNDVDALRRLGISGELVLAKTSGKSFLDVQDEIEKTSKREIILLFDFDRRGKEWTNRLARCLEEMKITPNLVFWKMFLGLVGRDVKDIEGLASYVEHFK; from the coding sequence TTGTCAACAAAAACTGAAAAACGGTTAGAAAAAATTCAGAATCTACTGGACAGGCTGGAACAAAAGTCTGCAAAGGGCATTCCAATTGTTGTTGAAGGCAAAAATGATGTTGATGCTTTACGTCGGCTAGGAATATCTGGAGAATTAGTTTTAGCTAAAACATCTGGAAAATCGTTTTTAGATGTTCAAGACGAAATCGAAAAAACAAGTAAAAGGGAAATAATACTGCTGTTTGATTTCGATAGGCGCGGAAAGGAATGGACTAACCGGTTAGCTCGTTGTTTAGAAGAGATGAAAATTACTCCAAATCTTGTTTTTTGGAAAATGTTTTTGGGTCTAGTTGGCCGCGATGTGAAAGATATTGAAGGTTTAGCTAGTTACGTTGAACACTTTAAATAG
- a CDS encoding type II methionyl aminopeptidase: protein MSVPEEELKKYRCAGKIAREVRLEIRKTVKEGMPIIDVCEKVEGMTRQKGGKPAFPCNVSINDVAAHYTSPPGDEQTIPEKAVVKVDIGVHVDGYIADTATTICFDPEYDDMVDTAEQALAHAVEILRPGLSITRFGSEIQKSIKTRGYKPISNLTGHLIRRYIIHAGKSLPNSFNLSTSRIKEGEIYGVEPFVTVTSATARVENIKQECIFRFQKNKSLKNPYAKKMLSYIKQNFLTLPFTERWLTNFASSDSYRSAFSELLKSKAVMGYPVFVEASKKTVAQAEYTILIEKDGCTILT from the coding sequence ATGTCAGTCCCAGAAGAAGAATTAAAAAAATATCGATGCGCAGGAAAAATCGCCCGAGAAGTACGTCTAGAAATCAGAAAAACCGTCAAAGAAGGAATGCCAATAATCGATGTCTGTGAAAAAGTCGAAGGCATGACCCGTCAAAAAGGAGGAAAACCAGCATTCCCCTGTAATGTTTCAATTAACGATGTGGCTGCACATTACACCTCACCTCCTGGGGATGAACAAACAATACCTGAAAAAGCAGTAGTCAAAGTTGACATTGGCGTTCATGTTGATGGTTACATCGCAGATACTGCAACAACAATCTGTTTTGACCCCGAATACGACGACATGGTTGACACCGCTGAACAAGCCCTTGCACATGCTGTGGAAATTCTGCGTCCAGGATTATCGATAACTCGTTTTGGTTCCGAAATTCAAAAATCAATCAAAACACGAGGCTACAAACCCATTTCAAACCTCACAGGGCACTTAATTCGACGTTACATAATTCATGCAGGAAAATCGTTGCCTAACTCCTTTAACCTTTCAACATCAAGAATAAAAGAGGGCGAAATCTACGGCGTTGAACCTTTCGTAACAGTTACAAGTGCCACTGCACGAGTAGAAAACATAAAACAAGAATGCATTTTTCGTTTCCAAAAAAACAAATCACTAAAAAATCCTTATGCAAAAAAGATGTTAAGTTATATCAAACAAAATTTCTTAACCTTGCCCTTCACAGAACGTTGGTTAACAAATTTTGCTTCATCTGACAGTTACAGAAGTGCATTTTCGGAACTACTCAAATCTAAAGCAGTGATGGGATATCCTGTTTTTGTTGAAGCTAGTAAAAAAACAGTGGCTCAAGCAGAATACACAATTCTGATTGAGAAAGATGGTTGTACCATCTTAACATAA
- a CDS encoding DUF2178 domain-containing protein, with product MTNFVWPTILILNAVLVILVGVLVLWKIHKDKKSGYPIQDEHTAKINGKAAIGTYYISLAFMVSLSLFIIFGTECFDLPDLEAGWAIIAIMLVSGISYGQLSGYYSKNEDL from the coding sequence ATGACCAATTTTGTGTGGCCAACAATTTTAATTTTGAACGCAGTTCTTGTGATTCTTGTTGGAGTGCTTGTTTTGTGGAAAATTCATAAAGACAAAAAATCAGGTTACCCCATTCAAGATGAGCACACTGCAAAGATTAATGGAAAAGCAGCTATTGGAACTTACTATATCAGTTTAGCTTTCATGGTATCATTATCCTTGTTTATCATATTCGGAACAGAATGCTTCGATTTGCCCGACCTTGAAGCTGGATGGGCAATAATTGCAATTATGTTGGTTTCTGGAATCTCGTATGGCCAATTAAGCGGGTATTACAGCAAAAACGAGGACTTGTGA